ATACATATGGATATGACTGATAAGGCTTGATTCGTAATACGTAATACTCAATACGTAACAGGATTAATTGGTTCATCAGGGAAAGGTGCCAAACCAACACCTGTATCTTTAAGAGAAATAAAGAAAAGTTTCAATAAGGAAGAAAAATATATGAGAGATTTTCAACTAGGTATTTTTGAAGATGAATTTTTTGAAGGTGATATTGTTGAAGTTACAGCAGGTCCTTTTAAAGGCGAAACTGGTAAAATTATAAGTTTAAATAATCAAAAAAGAGAAGCGGAAATTGAAATCGAATCTAACGGTAAAAAAATACCAGTTTATTTTGAATTTAAAATTTTAA
Above is a window of Mycoplasma sp. 1018B DNA encoding:
- the nusG gene encoding transcription termination/antitermination protein NusG; translation: MMEQKKYSWYMISTVSGKEDQVVEALKNRIVSEQVQESFDMNATTEGPFKIFKKPTISKTELKKREEGEPYKVKYINIYSGYIFIHMDMTDKAWFVIRNTQYVTGLIGSSGKGAKPTPVSLREIKKSFNKEEKYMRDFQLGIFEDEFFEGDIVEVTAGPFKGETGKIISLNNQKREAEIEIESNGKKIPVYFEFKILKNIDK